aacaaatgaagaaaaacatccccatggcgcaacagcccctaagggccatggcctaccaagcaaccactgctcagcccgaaggcctgcagattacgaggtgttgtgtggtcggtacgacgaatcctctcggccgttgttcttggctttctagaccaaacaaatgaagaaagaaaagacAATATTATTAATGAAAACAGCGAAGAGGAAAGCAAAGCTAATTGGACACCTCCTTAGGCAGAATATTCTTGAAGGCAAGATTTTGGGGAAGGAACTGAGAGGGTGACTGATGATGTCCTACCTGTGAAACATGATCAATGAGATGGGGGCGTGGTTTTCATACAGAAATGAAGAGGACTACCAAGAACAGAAAACTGTGGCTACAGCAACACGGGTTTGTTGATGAACAACAAATAAGTCGCTATGAATCTCTCATTGTCATGCCAATATCTGAACAAAAATTAAAAACAGTAAAGGATGAAAAATTAAATATAACCACAAAAATAGTCTTGTATGTGTATTTGGTTGGAGGCTTTACACAGAATTTTAGTTACCGTACTGGTATACTTGTAGATAGAGTATCGCCTACTCTTAAGCTGTTATTTACTTTaatttcaataacatttgatcttTAAATTATGCCAAATGTATGTTGAATAGTTTGTTTGCTGTGACACAACATAATACACTTCCAATCACCACAGACACACACAATTAGAATAAGTCTCTTCAattagggttggcatcaggaagggcattcgactgGAAAACTGAGCCAGGTCCTGGTATACTATACAGATGGCATCCGTGACCTGCAAAAGAAGTAGAAGGTTTTTACTGAGACAAATTATCTTGTAGTTGTACATAAGAATCCTTTTGGTGTTAAAGTACGGTAAGGTTTGTGGGGTGTGTACATTTCGGCGTGTTTGATTGAATGATATGCAATAATACTATCTGGGTCAGTGAAGGAGCAACATGCAGACCTCACTTCTCTCACCTCAGGACACTGGGTGGTACATCGAGCTGGGGATCCTAACAACCTTCGAGCTGGCTTTTTACCAAGGCGACCTGTATTTTTTAAAACAGAAGGTACCTAtttctgtggttcagattccatctAAAACAGAAGATCCTTTAgttatgatgatgaagaaaacaacaATAAGCTTCAGGTAAGACTGTACAAACTTTACAAACTTGTATAAACGAATAGCATCAAATTAACCTGTAAAGTAATTTGGAAAAAagtcctccccggcggggaatcgaaccccggtctcccgcgtgacaggcggggatactgaccactatactaccgaggaacTATGTATGCCATTATTTATTATAgtatataaatattgaaattatcgaacaacattttaaaaaacttTTCCGGTTTCGTTATTGTTATTTTTCGACAATGTCTTCGCGCTGAGAAATACTACGCTGTTTATTCGAAGTTTATTTCGAATTATGTTAGGTTTATTGTGAGGATACATTGCCTCCTAGGAGTGAATATGGGAACGAATCCGAATGACGATACGATACATATCTTCAATCTTGCCATTCTGTTGCAAATGAAGAAACCGATGGATTGAAGTGAATCCTGCCAGACAACTGCCAGAGGCATGATAGTGATGGTGGTGATATATTTAATTATACGTGCATTATTTTTGCTTAGAAAATAGGTTTTTAtgtttattaattcatttattcacagAAGTTAGATTGTGGATGGGCTATTTTTATTGCTACTATTGGCTACCCTGATATTAATCAGCTGTTTCATTTCTGAATGTCATTTATTTGTTCGCACCATGTGTTCGTGTGTATGAAAATGTTAGTGGATGTGCTATGTAAAGGATCTTACCTAATGTTTTTCCCTGTTAAGTTTTACGTGGTGTAATTATTTTGGTCTGAGATTTTTTGTTAAGAATGGATACCATTGATGAAAAGGAACTGAAGGATTTTATCGAGTTACATTTAAGACTTCTGGAAGCAGAATATAATGAAGAGTTAAAGGAATCTGACAGATTGAAAGACAGTTCAAACTTATCACAGCTTGAAGTGAATGGTTTAGCAATTCGCAACTTATGTGTTGACTCCTGTTCATCCTTACATGGTAAATATGTTGTTGAATTCAAAAGGGAACAAAGTAAGAAGAAACAACAGTATCAGCAGCATATAACCTCAGGGGATGTTGTGTATGCTGTGACAACTGTGGATATGCAGAGAACTTTGATTGGTATTGGAGTGGTTATGTGCATTAATGATGATTCTATAGCTGTGTCATTCAATATAGACTTAACAAGTAAGTTTGAAAGTGGTGGTAGTTTTGTTATCATACGCACTGCTTCTTTTATAACTTACAAGAGAATGAGGAAGGCACTTCAGAAAATTCCAACCTTAGTAGCTCAGTCTGCTTCTGTGTTGGTGGAGTTATTGTTTGGGAAGGCATCACTGCAAACAGTTCCTATTCATCCAAAGCTTTTAAATTCAGAAGGCAAGTTAAAATATGTTAACGATAAGTTGCATTCTGTTCAGAAGGAAGCTGTTGAATATGCTCTGAAGCAGAAGAACTTTGCTATAATTCATGGCCCTCCAGGAACTGGAAAAACGACAACCTTAGTTGAAATTATAATACAGTTAACAAATGTGGGAAATAAGGTACTTGTATGTGCACCATCCAATATAGCTGTTGATAATGTACTTGAAAAATTATTGAAATTCCGTGTTAAAGTAGTTAGGTTAGGACACCCAGCTAGAATGTTGAATAGTATCAAAGTTTATTCCTTGGACTCAGCTGTGTCTGCAGGCTCAAGTGCACAGGTTCTGAGAGATGTGAAAGAGGAGCTGAAAAATTGTGAAAGACAGTTAGAAAAGACTAACAATAACAAACAACGTTATCATTTACGTGGAGAGTTGAAGGAACTGAAAAGAGAACTCCATGCAAGAAAAGATCGTGCTCAGAAGGAAGTTCTTCTTGGGGCAAATGTAGTTTTAACAACATTGGTCACAGCTAGCAGAGAGGGGCCCTTAGGAGATTTACCAGAAGATCACTTTGATGTTGTTATAATTGATGAATGTTCTCAAGCCTTAGAGGCAGAATGTTGGATAGCATTGCCGTGGGCAAATAAAGTCATTCTTGCTGGTGATCACCTTCAGTTACCTCCCACAGTGATGAGCAAGACTGCATTAGAGGGTGGTCTCTGTAAGAGTTTGATGGAGAGAGCCATTGAGAAGTTTGGATCACAAGGCTACAGACTTCTTACTCATCAGTATAGAATGCATGCAGATATCATGACATGGGTCTCACAGGAAATGTATGATAAAAAACTTGAGGCTGACTCCTCAGTGGAAGATCATTTGCTGAGAGATCTTCCTggagttgaagaaactgaagagacAAGTTCTGTTCTTCTCTTTGTAAATACAGCTGGCTGTGACCTAGGCGAAATGGAGCAGGATGATGCTGGATCTCGAGGTAATGAAGGAGAGGCTAATATAATTTATATGCTTGTAAAGCATTTGATTGAGGCTGGTGTTTCTGAAAATTTA
The Anabrus simplex isolate iqAnaSimp1 chromosome 3, ASM4041472v1, whole genome shotgun sequence genome window above contains:
- the LOC136866252 gene encoding DNA-binding protein SMUBP-2, encoding MDTIDEKELKDFIELHLRLLEAEYNEELKESDRLKDSSNLSQLEVNGLAIRNLCVDSCSSLHGKYVVEFKREQSKKKQQYQQHITSGDVVYAVTTVDMQRTLIGIGVVMCINDDSIAVSFNIDLTSKFESGGSFVIIRTASFITYKRMRKALQKIPTLVAQSASVLVELLFGKASLQTVPIHPKLLNSEGKLKYVNDKLHSVQKEAVEYALKQKNFAIIHGPPGTGKTTTLVEIIIQLTNVGNKVLVCAPSNIAVDNVLEKLLKFRVKVVRLGHPARMLNSIKVYSLDSAVSAGSSAQVLRDVKEELKNCERQLEKTNNNKQRYHLRGELKELKRELHARKDRAQKEVLLGANVVLTTLVTASREGPLGDLPEDHFDVVIIDECSQALEAECWIALPWANKVILAGDHLQLPPTVMSKTALEGGLCKSLMERAIEKFGSQGYRLLTHQYRMHADIMTWVSQEMYDKKLEADSSVEDHLLRDLPGVEETEETSSVLLFVNTAGCDLGEMEQDDAGSRGNEGEANIIYMLVKHLIEAGVSENLISVITPYSLQVACIKSKLISYPAVEVRTVDGFQGREKEAVLLSLVRSNARGDLGFVSDRRRLNVAVSRARRFLGVVADSNTVGRDKTIASLLDHIELQGTVVSAHEFLQEINNGIEMPQFVAKHTNIAKKKKVNTSNKTNGSARDTKPKQKQSKNLSVTAKVLEESKNENKNDINFWKDKIQTLMLETGCNEYKFPSNLTSFERKMVHEAAESLSFQHESVGEGDKRHIVVRSVCLPVLKREKTKSKKHLNQEPERQSSSNQCGVEVLEREQVTKSDHSKPNKISEAVCNPSAEVLDLPLLESCEDASTTCQPNLSKSNRSKKKKKEPEDVDSLLEAFQKLNNTCNINGCKTSVQLMGQKCEHCNKMYCFSHALPEIHGCGEAARRVARYKFQHPSPPKVDPIKRRAASSKLKKTLSEMSDSRKQKKHGK